One Nicotiana sylvestris chromosome 12, ASM39365v2, whole genome shotgun sequence genomic window carries:
- the LOC104236408 gene encoding inactive protein RESTRICTED TEV MOVEMENT 2-like, whose product MDSKGAATATPTQIYEDFMATSKLVQEDHFDTLQLNLPGFKKEQLRVQLTRTGILKISGQRPIGQNKWQRFHKDFPSVENCDKSKISAKFENGVLHVKQPKLITSAVKKDTELPAIEAESNPAKRHKTSLRDEFTKQDNADNTPAKQERNYTSTKTSEQTQAKNLPEKSSTDKSSSSSSYSESTDDVTDDETTRNYSRLAANLKKPRRMMKMTLVALLVLGISLYAANMMKSANEAEDMKLDFL is encoded by the exons ATGGATTCAAAAGGAGCGGCAACTGCTACACCAACTCAAATATATGAAGATTTTATGGCAACATCAAAGCTAGTTCAAGAAGACCACTTTGACACTCTTCAACTTAATCTTCCAG GTTTCAAGAAGGAACAGCTGAGGGTTCAACTTACAAGAACAGGAATTCTGAAGATTAGTGGACAAAGGCCAATTGGGCAGAACAAATGGCAGAGGTTTCACAAGGACTTTCCTTCTGTAGAAAATTGTGACAAAAGCAAAATCAGTGCGAAGTTTGAAAATGGCGTTCTTCATGTTAAACAGCCAAAACTAATAACTTCAGCAGTGAAAAAGGATACGGAATTGCCAGCCATAGAAGCTGAGAGTAACCCTGCTAAAAGACATAAGACATCTTTAAGAGATGAATTTACTAAGCAGGATAATGCTGATAATACCCCTGCTAAACAAGAACGAAACTACACTAGTACTAAAACCAGTGAGCAAACACAAGCTAAAAATCTTCCAGAAAAATCTTCAACAGATAAAAGTAGTTCAAGTAGTTCTTACAGTGAATCGACTGATGATGTGACAGATGATGAAACTACCAGAAATTACAGTCGTTTGGCTGCAAACCTGAAGAAGCCAAGGAGAATGATGAAAATGACACTAGTTGCTCTGTTGGTTCTTGGTATCAGCCTCTATGCTGCCAACATGATGAAGTCTGCGAACGAAGCTGAAGATATGAAACTAGACTTTCTGTAG